A window of the Sporosarcina sp. FSL K6-2383 genome harbors these coding sequences:
- a CDS encoding hemerythrin domain-containing protein: protein MESSNVLFCAPLQQLKDEHQSLQGEMNHFYELIEEIDFETGPTVLQLFTKLYELIFSFHPKLLAHSKLEDDSLFPLMNQHPGEHNRTIEIMEFEHEKAEQHLQDFLSEAAKAITSKKGDEHDLQAITVYAFQAYTTLTQHFVKEEKILFPMAESLLSKEEKVELAHLFERL, encoded by the coding sequence GTGGAAAGTTCAAATGTTCTATTCTGTGCTCCGTTACAACAATTGAAGGATGAACATCAATCATTGCAAGGAGAAATGAATCACTTTTATGAACTTATCGAGGAAATTGATTTTGAGACAGGTCCTACGGTACTACAACTTTTTACAAAACTATATGAACTTATATTTTCCTTCCATCCTAAACTTTTGGCACATTCTAAACTTGAAGACGACAGCTTATTTCCGTTGATGAATCAACACCCTGGGGAACACAACCGAACCATTGAAATCATGGAATTCGAACACGAAAAAGCTGAACAACATCTACAGGATTTTTTATCGGAGGCAGCAAAAGCCATTACATCGAAGAAGGGAGATGAGCATGACCTGCAGGCCATCACTGTATATGCATTTCAAGCATACACAACTTTAACGCAACATTTTGTGAAAGAAGAAAAAATACTATTTCCAATGGCTGAAAGTTTACTTTCAAAAGAGGAGAAAGTAGAACTAGCGCACCTTTTTGAACGATTGTAA
- a CDS encoding glucose 1-dehydrogenase encodes MSRLSGKVAVITGAAQGMGAAHAKLFVEHGAKVVLTDLNEEKGHALATELGENAVFVKQNVASEEEWATVIAKAEEVFGPVNVLVNNAGITMAKNMLDITVEEYRRIVDINQVSVFLGMKTVAASMMKVGGGSIVNISSMNGLVAGAVGYTDTKFAVRGMTKAAAINLAPMGIRVNSVHPGVIATPMVVQEDTKAAVEEFSKHIPLKRVAQPEEVSNMVLFLASDESSYSTGSEFVIDGGLTAQ; translated from the coding sequence ATGAGTCGTTTATCAGGTAAAGTAGCAGTTATTACTGGAGCAGCACAAGGTATGGGTGCAGCACACGCAAAATTATTCGTTGAGCACGGCGCAAAAGTTGTGTTAACAGATTTAAATGAGGAAAAAGGACATGCATTAGCAACTGAATTAGGCGAAAATGCAGTTTTCGTTAAACAAAACGTAGCATCTGAAGAAGAGTGGGCAACAGTTATTGCGAAAGCAGAAGAGGTTTTCGGTCCAGTAAACGTATTAGTAAACAACGCCGGGATTACAATGGCGAAAAATATGCTTGATATAACAGTGGAAGAATACCGCCGCATCGTAGACATTAACCAAGTGTCCGTATTCCTAGGTATGAAAACCGTAGCAGCTTCCATGATGAAAGTCGGCGGTGGTTCAATCGTCAACATTTCTTCAATGAACGGCTTAGTAGCTGGTGCAGTCGGCTATACGGATACAAAATTCGCAGTTCGTGGTATGACAAAAGCAGCGGCGATCAACCTAGCACCAATGGGCATTCGCGTAAACTCTGTACACCCAGGCGTAATCGCTACACCAATGGTTGTTCAAGAAGATACAAAAGCAGCTGTAGAAGAATTCTCCAAACATATTCCATTAAAACGCGTAGCACAACCAGAAGAAGTATCAAACATGGTACTATTCTTGGCATCTGACGAATCTAGCTACTCAACAGGTTCAGAATTCGTTATTGATGGTGGGTTAACTGCGCAGTGA
- a CDS encoding helix-turn-helix domain-containing protein: MSKREQQKQQRRQHIIEIAKDLFLDRGVQTIQMQDIATAADIGIATLFRYFPKKEFLIVAATNAITAEMATDVGGIVEQTMTAYEKIEQILDYYMGIIKDPELRLAKFFESFDLYEKIAEESPEQYAEYLSARSKLASILLTLSEQGKQDGSLRSDVELDVFIMTMVQNFSLFTYKSSLTKHDTDLSRLLSTDKQLTMMKDVFLRYIRS, translated from the coding sequence ATGAGTAAACGTGAACAACAAAAACAACAACGCCGACAACATATTATCGAGATTGCAAAGGATTTATTTTTGGACCGAGGCGTGCAAACTATACAAATGCAAGATATTGCGACTGCTGCTGACATTGGGATTGCGACGTTATTCCGCTACTTCCCCAAAAAAGAGTTTTTAATAGTTGCCGCGACCAATGCGATTACAGCTGAAATGGCTACGGATGTCGGGGGCATTGTTGAGCAAACGATGACTGCCTATGAAAAAATCGAACAAATTTTGGACTATTATATGGGCATCATCAAGGATCCAGAACTGCGCTTGGCGAAGTTTTTCGAGTCCTTTGACTTATATGAAAAAATAGCAGAGGAATCACCTGAACAATATGCTGAATACTTATCTGCACGAAGTAAATTAGCTAGTATTTTATTAACATTAAGTGAGCAAGGCAAGCAGGATGGCTCGTTAAGATCTGATGTTGAATTGGATGTCTTTATCATGACAATGGTGCAGAATTTTAGCCTATTCACCTATAAATCAAGCCTAACTAAACATGATACTGATCTATCGAGGTTACTTTCCACGGACAAGCAACTGACGATGATGAAGGATGTATTTTTACGCTATATTCGCTCATAG